A genome region from Sardina pilchardus chromosome 22, fSarPil1.1, whole genome shotgun sequence includes the following:
- the pdk2a gene encoding pyruvate dehydrogenase (acetyl-transferring) kinase isozyme 2, mitochondrial, translating into MKFVRFVMKNAALANVPKHIEHFSKFSPSPISMKQFIDFGSSNACEKTSFVFLRQELPVRLSNIMKEINLLPDRLLTTPSVQIVQSWYIQSLLDILDFLEKSPDDHSVLAEFVTTLVNIRNRHNDVVPTMAQGVLEYKEAFGEDPVTSQNIQYFLDRLYMSRISIRMLINQHTLVFDGEMKPVHASAIGSIDPHCSVTEIVRDAYENAKGLCEQYYLISPDLVLNERNTKHRTQPINMVYVPSHLHHMLFELFKNAMRATIENHGNSTLPPVEVMVAIGGEDLSIKVSDRGGGVPFRKMEKLFSYMYSTAPAPHIGQHERPPLAGFGYGLPISRLYAQYFQGDLQLYSMEGYGTDAIIHLKALSTDSVERLPVYNKTAKRNYRVSQMADDWCVPTTEPLDLAVFRLSK; encoded by the exons ATGAAGTTCGTTAGATTTGTTATGAAGAATGCCGCTTTGGCAAATGTGCCAAAACACATagaacatttttcaaaattttcGCCATCTCCAATTTCAATGAAACAGTTCATCGACTTTG GTTCTTCTAATGCATGTGAGAAGACTTCATTCGTATTCCTTAGGCAAGAGCTGCCCGTGCGGCTCTCCAACATCATGAAAGAAATCAATCTTCTCCCCGACCGGTTGCTCACGACCCCGTCAGTGCAAATTGTCCAAAGTTG GTATATTCAAAGCTTGCTGGATATTCTAGACTTCCTGGAAAAGTCACCAGATGACCACAGTGTTTTGGCAGA GTTTGTGACCACACTGGTGAATATCAGGAACAGGCACAATGATGTTGTGCCCACCATGGCTCAAGGTGTCCTCGAGTACAAGGAAGCCTTCGGCGAGGATCCGGTCACCAGCCAGAATATCCAGTACTTCCTGGACCGCCTGTACATGAGCCGAATATCCATCAGAATGCTCATCAACCAGCACA CTCTTGTCTTTGATGGAGAAATGAAACCAGTTCACGCCAGTGCCATAGGGAGCATCGACCCTCACTGCAGTGTGACAGAGATTGTCAGAG ACGCTTATGAAAATGCCAAGGGGCTGTGTGAACAGTATTACCTGATCTCCCCTGATCTGGTCTTGAATGAACGGAACA CTAAACACAGGACGCAGCCCATCAATATGGTCTATGTGCCTTCCCATCTCCATCACATGCTGTTTGAGTTGTTCAAG AATGCTATGAGGGCGACCATTGAaaaccatggcaacagcacCCTACCACCTGTTGAAGTCATGGTGGCAATAGGAGGGGAAGACTTGTCTATTAAG gTGAGCGACAGGGGTGGTGGAGTCCCCTTCAGGAAGATGGAGAAACTCTTCAGCTACATGTATTCCACTGCTCCCGCTCCACATATTGGCCAACACGAGCGGCCTCCTCTG GCTGGCTTTGGCTACGGTCTGCCCATCTCCCGCCTCTATGCCCAGTATTTCCAGGGAGACCTCCAGCTCTACTCAATGGAGGGCTATGGGACTGATGCCATCATTCACCTGAAG GCTTTGTCCACCGATTCTGTGGAGAGACTGCCCGTGTACAACAAGACGGCCAAGCGCAACTACAGAGTCAGCCAGATGGCCGACGACTGGTGCGTTCCCACCACAGAGCCTCTGGACCTGGCCGTGTTCCGCCTGTCCAAATGA
- the LOC134070257 gene encoding uncharacterized protein LOC134070257 gives MMLVVYLSVLLMPSAIVGTESGRGPFKTDVWNKEDQPLWEQLSTLQKEMNSLSREQVILKQKQKAIDRMLIIDENVTSLTESGRHQLLSPPHLWLNGKDKDDEGHDLPKYDPCYHSTPLDQAWRTTNYTTKDVKCDRQVEWQGWYRLYYRGKSIQMPERCIRKKHCGTHAPLWLTKPHPNISEGIVTRNVCGNWRKNCCYFKSTPIQVKACPGNYYVYKLVKPTKCHLAYCADVNTLVCGGCDRQQNCMSRDRVNYSCAPKKRKIIEQVIHFFASHPGNLTGKVAQIKFSRVLVNEGAGFNDQTGVFHPPVSGIYQFYFSSQYRGGDSNVTNLELVINGTTVAVSRSDVKTPASIGALSTFMTTLCKNSNVSVTQVTGQSWANSVSNTITFGGSLLMQYNEKEVKLLGCLT, from the exons ATG ATGTTGGTGGTGTATTTGTCAGTGCTGCTGATGCCGTCTGCCATAGTGGGCACTGAGAGTGGTCGAGGCCCG TTTAAAACGGACGTTTGGAATAAAGAGGATCAACCATTATGGGAACAACTGTCCACACTGCAGAAG GAGATGAACAGCCTGAGTCGTGAACAAGTCATattaaaacagaaacagaaggcCATAGATCGA ATGCTGATTATTGATGAGAATGTCACCTCGCTGACAGAAA GTGGCCGCCATCAGCTATTATCTCCGCCGCACCTTTGGCTGAATGGAAAGGATAAAGATGATGAAGGTCACGACCTCCCCAAATATGACCCTTGCTACCACTCCACGCCATTGGACCAGGCCTGGAGGACCACCAACTACACCACCAAGGACGTTAAGTGTGATCGCCAGGTGGAGTGGCAGGGCTGGTATCGCCTCTACTACCGGGGAAAGAGCATCCAGATGCCGGAGAGGTGCATCCGGAAGAAACATTGTGGTACCCATGCGCCGCTCTGGCTCACCAAACCGCACCCAAATATAAGCGAGGGCATCGTCACTCGAAATGTGTGCGGGAACTGGAGGAAAAattgctgttatttcaaatCAACACCTATCCAGGTCAAAGCCTGCCCCGGTAACTATTACGTCTACAAACTTGTAAAACCGACAAAGTGTCACCTGGCTTACTGCGCAG ATGTTAACACCCTTGTGTGTGGAGGATGCGACCGTCAGCAAAACTGCATGAGCAGAGACAGAGTTAATTACAGTTGCGCGCCCAAGAAGAGGAAAA TCATAGAGCAAGTCATTCACTTCTTCGCCTCGCACCCTGGAAATCTCACGGGCAAGGTGGCCCAAATCAAATTCAGCAGAGTTCTTGTTAATGAGGGTGCGGGCTTCAACGATCAAACTGGTGTGTTTCATCCCCCTGTCTCTGGCATCTACCAGTTTTATTTCTCCAGTCAGTATAGGGGAGGCGACAGCAATGTAACCAACCTGGAGCTTGTCATCAATGGCACAACGGTCGCTGTCTCACGTTCAGATGTCAAAACCCCTGCTTCCATCGGAGCTCTTAGTACATTCATGACAACTCTCTGCAAAAATTCCAATGTTTCTGTGACCCAAGTCACCGGTCAGTCCTGGGCAAACTCTGTATCTAATACCATTACATTTGGTGGTTCTTTGCTGATGCAGTACAATGAAAAAGAAGTGAAATTACTTGGCTGTCTTACATAA